Part of the Cryptosporangium arvum DSM 44712 genome, CGCAGTTCGGGCTGCCGCTGGAGTACGAGTCGTTCGCCGCGGCCGGCGCGATGCTGGGCCACGGCGGTGTGGTCGTGTTCGACGACACCGTGGACATGGCCTCGCAGGCCCGGTTCGCGTTCGAGTTCTGCGCCGAGGAGTCGTGCGGCAAGTGCACACCCTGCCGCGTCGGCGCGGTCCGCGGCGTCGAGGTGATCGACCGCATCCGCACCGGGGAGGACCGGGAGAAGAACCTGGTCCTGCTGGAGGACCTGTGCGTCCTGATGACCGACGGCTCGCTCTGCGCGATGGGCGGCCTGACGCCCATGCCGGTGCGTAGCGCACTCAACCATTTCGCCGAGGACTTCGAGCCCCCGGCACCGGGCCCGGTCGAACCGGTCCCGGAGAACGCCGCGAAGGCCGGATCCCGCACGGAGGTCTCCTCATGACCCTGCTCAAAGAACCCGATTTCGGGACGCCTGCGAAGCCGGGGGACCCGACCGTCACGGTGGAAGTGGACGGGTTGCCGGTCGCGGTGCCCCCGGGCACGTCGGTGATGCGCGCGGCCGCGCAGGCCGGCGTGAACGTCCCGAAGCTCTGCGCCACCGATTCGCTGGAGGCGTTCGGCTCCTGCCGGCTGTGCGTCGTCGAGATCGACGGGCGCAAAGGCACCCCGGCCTCCTGCACCACCCCGGTCGGCGACGGGATGAAGATCCGCACGCAGTCGCCGCACCTGGAGCGGCTGCGCCGCGGCGTCATGGAGCTCTACATCTCCGACCACCCGCTGGACTGCCTGACCTGCCCCGCCAACGGCGACTGCGAACTGCAGGACATGGCGGGCGAGGTCGGCCTGCGCGAGGTGCGCTACGGCTACGAGGGCGAGAACCACCTGGACGCCCCGACCGACACCAGCAACCCGTACTTCGACTTCGACGAGTCCAAGTGCATCGCGTGTTCGCGCTGCGTGCGGGCGTGCGACGAGGTCCAGGGCACGCTCGCGCTGACGATCGCCAACCGCGGGTTCGCCTCCAAGGTCGCGCCCGGCCCGACGTCGTTCCTGGACTCCGAGTGCGTCTCCTGCGGCGCGTGCGTCCAGGCCTGCCCTACCTCGACGCTGCAGGAGAAGTCCGTCGTCGAGCTGGGCATGCCGTCGCGCACGGTGATCACCACGTGCGCGTACTGCGGCGTCGGCTGTTCGTTCAAGGCCGAGCTGCGCGGCACCGAACTGGTGCGGATGGTGCCGCACAAGGACGGCGGCGCGAACGAGGGCCACTCGTGCGTGAAGGGCCGGTTCGCGTTCGGGTACGCCACCCACCCCGACCGGGTGCTCAACCCGATGGTGCGCGAGTCGATCACCGATCCGTGGCGCGAGGTCTCCTGGGACGAGGCGATCTCCACGGTCGCGCGGGGGTTCCGCTCGATCCAGGACCGCCACGGCGCGGGCGCGATCGGCGCGATCTCCTCGTCGCGCTGCACGAACGAGGAGGTCTGGGTCGTCCAGAAGATGGTGCGGGCGGCGTTCGGCAACAACAACGTCGACACCTGCGCGCGGGTCTGCCACTCGCCGACCGGCTACGGACTGAAGCAGACGTTCGGCGAGTCGGCCGGGACGCAGGACTTCAAGTCGGTGGCGCTCGCCGACGTGATCGTGGTGATCGGCGCGAACCCGACCGACGGGCACCCGGTGTTCGCGTCCCGGATGAAGCGCAGGCTGCGCGAGGGCGCGCAGTTGATCGTGATCGACCCGCGGCGCATCGACCTGGTGCGCTCCCCCCACGTCGAGGCGGCCCACCACCTGCAGCTCACCCCCGGCACCAACGTCGCGATCGTCAACGCGCTCGCGCACGTCGTGGTCACCGAGGGGCTGGTCTCCGACGACTTCGTGGCGTCGCGCTGCGAGGGCTACGACGAGTGGGCGGAGTTCATCGCCGCGCCCGAGAACAGCCCGGAATCCGTGGAGCGCATCACCGGAGTGCCGGCGGCCTCGGTGCGCGCGGCGGCCCGCCTGTACGCGAGCGCCGGTAACGGGGCCATCTACTACGGCCTCGGCGTCACCGAGCACAGCCAGGGCTCGACGATGGTGATGGGCCTGGCCAACCTCGCGATGGCCACCGGGAACGTCGGCCGCGACGGGGTCGGCGTCAACCCGCTGCGCGGGCAGAACAACGTGCAGGGCTCCTGCGACATGGGCTCGTTCCCGCACGAACTACCCGGCTACCGCCACGTCTCCGACGACGTCGTGCGCGGCCAGTTCGAGTCGCAGTGGGACGTGTCGATCCGGCCCGAGCCCGGGCTGCGCATCCCGAACATGTTCGACGCCGCGATCGACGGGTCGTTCCGCGGGCTCTTCGTGCACGGCGAGGACATCGCGCAGTCCGACCCGAACCTGCAGCACGTGAGCGCGGCGCTCTCGGCGATGGAGCTGGTTGTCGTGCAGGACCTGTTCCTCAACGAGACCGCGAAGTTCGCGCACGTGTTCCTGCCGGGGGCGTCGTTCCTGGAGAAGGACGGGACGTTCACGAACGCGGAGCGGCGGATCAACCGGGTGCGCGCGGTGATGCCGCCGAAGACCGGCAAGGCCGAGTGGGAGATCGTCTCGGAGATCGCGACCGCGATGGGCTATCCGATGGCCTACTCCCACCCGTCCGAGATCATGGACGAGATCGCGGCGATGACGCCGACGTTCGCCGGCGTGTCGTTCGAGGCGCTGGACAAGCTCGGCAGCATCCAGTGGCCGTGCAACGCGTCCGCGCCGGAAGGAACGCCGATCATGCACGTGGAGTCGTTCACGCGCGGGCTCGGGAAGTTCGTGCGGACCGCGTTCGTGGCCACCGAGGAACGCACGACGCGCCGGTTCCCGCTGGTGCTCACCACCGGGCGGATCCTGAGCCAGTACAACGTCGGCGCGCAGACCCGGCGTACCGGCAACGTGGCCTGGCACCCGGAGGACC contains:
- the fdhF gene encoding formate dehydrogenase subunit alpha; the encoded protein is MTLLKEPDFGTPAKPGDPTVTVEVDGLPVAVPPGTSVMRAAAQAGVNVPKLCATDSLEAFGSCRLCVVEIDGRKGTPASCTTPVGDGMKIRTQSPHLERLRRGVMELYISDHPLDCLTCPANGDCELQDMAGEVGLREVRYGYEGENHLDAPTDTSNPYFDFDESKCIACSRCVRACDEVQGTLALTIANRGFASKVAPGPTSFLDSECVSCGACVQACPTSTLQEKSVVELGMPSRTVITTCAYCGVGCSFKAELRGTELVRMVPHKDGGANEGHSCVKGRFAFGYATHPDRVLNPMVRESITDPWREVSWDEAISTVARGFRSIQDRHGAGAIGAISSSRCTNEEVWVVQKMVRAAFGNNNVDTCARVCHSPTGYGLKQTFGESAGTQDFKSVALADVIVVIGANPTDGHPVFASRMKRRLREGAQLIVIDPRRIDLVRSPHVEAAHHLQLTPGTNVAIVNALAHVVVTEGLVSDDFVASRCEGYDEWAEFIAAPENSPESVERITGVPAASVRAAARLYASAGNGAIYYGLGVTEHSQGSTMVMGLANLAMATGNVGRDGVGVNPLRGQNNVQGSCDMGSFPHELPGYRHVSDDVVRGQFESQWDVSIRPEPGLRIPNMFDAAIDGSFRGLFVHGEDIAQSDPNLQHVSAALSAMELVVVQDLFLNETAKFAHVFLPGASFLEKDGTFTNAERRINRVRAVMPPKTGKAEWEIVSEIATAMGYPMAYSHPSEIMDEIAAMTPTFAGVSFEALDKLGSIQWPCNASAPEGTPIMHVESFTRGLGKFVRTAFVATEERTTRRFPLVLTTGRILSQYNVGAQTRRTGNVAWHPEDLLELHPHDAAERGIGEGDRVTLASRVGETTLRATISERMPVGVVYTTFHHPITGANVVTTEHSDWATNCPEYKVTAVQVSLSAPIPAGVD